One genomic segment of Microbacterium sp. ProA8 includes these proteins:
- a CDS encoding ATP-binding cassette domain-containing protein, with protein sequence MTLIRLTGVTKTFPASSKDGAPVVAVDDVSLDVAPGEVCGIIGYSGAGKSTVLRLVNALETPTAGTVEIDGRDITHLRERELRELRGDIGMIFQQFNLFDSRTVAKNVAYPLEVAGRPRAEIAARVGELLRFVGLADKARNYPEQLSGGQKQRVGIARALATSPRILLADEATSALDPDTTKEVLALLARINAELGVTILVITHEMDVIRTLADRVVVMENGRIIESGAVFDVLSAPRHAATRRFVASIIEDVPVGDQLRTLQDRHPGRIVTFTVREGDVTQADVFAALSSHGVRFELIHGGINDIAGRVFGHLTLALTGEPDAVQQAIAAASAFAPLIEEDARG encoded by the coding sequence ATGACCCTCATCCGCCTGACCGGCGTGACCAAGACCTTTCCGGCATCCTCCAAGGACGGCGCGCCCGTCGTCGCCGTCGACGATGTCTCGCTCGACGTCGCACCCGGCGAGGTGTGCGGCATCATCGGGTACTCCGGCGCCGGCAAGAGCACCGTGCTGCGCCTGGTGAACGCGCTGGAGACGCCGACCGCCGGCACCGTCGAGATCGACGGCCGCGACATCACGCACCTTCGCGAGCGGGAACTGCGCGAGCTGCGCGGCGACATCGGCATGATCTTCCAGCAGTTCAACCTCTTCGACTCGCGCACCGTGGCGAAGAACGTCGCCTACCCGCTCGAGGTTGCCGGTCGCCCGCGGGCCGAGATCGCGGCGCGCGTCGGGGAGCTGCTGCGCTTCGTCGGGCTCGCCGACAAGGCCCGCAACTACCCGGAGCAGCTCTCCGGCGGGCAGAAGCAGCGCGTCGGCATCGCCCGCGCCCTTGCGACGAGCCCGCGGATCCTGCTCGCCGACGAGGCGACCAGTGCCCTCGACCCCGACACCACGAAGGAGGTGCTCGCGCTCCTCGCCCGCATCAACGCGGAGCTCGGCGTCACGATCCTCGTCATCACGCATGAGATGGACGTCATCCGCACGCTCGCCGACCGGGTCGTCGTGATGGAGAACGGCCGCATCATCGAGAGCGGCGCCGTCTTCGACGTGCTCTCGGCGCCCCGGCACGCGGCGACACGCAGGTTCGTCGCCAGCATCATCGAGGACGTGCCCGTCGGCGACCAGCTGCGCACGCTGCAGGATCGCCACCCGGGGCGGATCGTGACGTTCACCGTGCGCGAAGGCGACGTCACCCAGGCGGACGTTTTCGCCGCTCTCTCATCGCACGGCGTGCGGTTCGAACTCATCCACGGCGGGATCAACGACATCGCGGGGCGCGTGTTCGGGCACCTCACCCTGGCACTGACCGGAGAGCCGGATGCCGTGCAGCAGGCGATCGCCGCCGCTTCGGCGTTCGCGCCACTCATCGAGGAGGACGCCCGTGGATAG
- a CDS encoding efflux RND transporter permease subunit encodes MSSPHRAHRRPSGWLRIGIPAILVLIWLTAGSIGGPYFGKVDEVSTNDRSSFLPENADATQVNERLTDFLGDDSIPAVVVVTGDGELSEDDVADVQALADDIAAIDGVQEGVSPPILSDDGEAVQIFVPIDAAGEVGEIVDEMRTLVADELPDGLEGWVTGPAGFTADLVEGFLGIDGLLLGVALLAVFLILVIVYRSPLLPVLVLLTSLFALCAALLTVWWLAYAGIVVLNGQVQGILFILVIGAATDYALLYVARFRESIATGASKWDATLSAWRGAFEPILASGGTVIAGLLCLLLSDLATNRALGPIASIGIAFSVLSALTFLPALLALCGRAAFWPFIPKQPIAMIPDDLTQPVKGLWPRQARFVARNARVVWIACTIVLLAGAIGITQLKADGVPTSDLVLGSSEARDGQDVLAEHFPAGSGSPVYVIVPEDDLADAVEVLAASDGIDSVAVASDDSPTGQAAVEVEDGEPVLTAVGPPGTPAPEATVSEGDVLVIGTLTDAADSVAAEDTVRELRADLDEALGEGTAIVGGETATDIDTNDTSTRDRTVIIPVILLVILLILMLLLRSILAPVLLIATVILSFATALGVSALVFNAAFGFPGADPAVPLYGFVFLVALGVDYNIFLMSRVREESLVHGTRPGILRGLVATGGVITSAGLVLAATFAALGVIPILFLVQLAFIVAFGVLLDTFVVRSLLVPALSYDIGRAIWWPSKLARQEPEVGPSASAGTGSDQPAAPVAEPVEAAQAVDAPLPIETDAELVADDGHPLTREEYRRTLES; translated from the coding sequence ATGTCTTCGCCTCACCGCGCTCACCGCCGCCCTTCCGGCTGGCTGCGCATCGGGATCCCGGCCATCCTCGTGCTGATCTGGTTGACCGCCGGCTCCATCGGCGGGCCGTACTTCGGCAAGGTCGACGAGGTGTCGACCAACGACCGGTCGAGCTTCCTGCCCGAGAATGCGGATGCCACGCAGGTCAACGAGAGGCTGACGGACTTCCTCGGCGACGACAGCATCCCCGCCGTCGTGGTCGTGACCGGCGACGGTGAGCTGTCGGAGGACGACGTCGCCGACGTACAGGCGCTCGCCGACGACATCGCGGCGATCGACGGGGTCCAGGAAGGCGTTTCACCGCCGATCCTCTCGGACGACGGTGAGGCCGTGCAGATCTTCGTTCCCATCGATGCCGCCGGCGAGGTGGGCGAGATCGTCGACGAGATGCGCACGCTCGTCGCCGACGAGCTGCCCGACGGTCTGGAGGGCTGGGTCACCGGACCGGCGGGATTCACGGCAGACCTCGTCGAGGGCTTCCTCGGAATCGATGGGCTGCTTCTGGGTGTGGCGCTGCTCGCCGTCTTCCTGATCCTCGTGATCGTGTATCGCTCGCCGCTGCTGCCGGTCCTGGTGCTCCTCACCTCCTTGTTCGCGCTCTGTGCGGCGCTGCTCACGGTGTGGTGGCTGGCATACGCCGGCATCGTGGTGCTCAACGGTCAGGTGCAGGGCATCCTCTTCATCCTCGTGATCGGCGCCGCCACCGACTACGCGCTGCTCTACGTGGCGCGGTTCCGCGAATCGATCGCGACAGGTGCGTCGAAGTGGGATGCGACGCTCTCGGCGTGGCGCGGAGCGTTCGAGCCGATCCTGGCCTCCGGCGGCACGGTGATCGCAGGACTGCTGTGCCTGCTGCTGTCGGATCTCGCCACCAACCGGGCGCTCGGGCCGATCGCATCGATCGGCATCGCGTTCTCGGTGCTCTCGGCGCTGACGTTCCTGCCGGCGCTGCTGGCGCTCTGCGGCCGTGCGGCGTTCTGGCCGTTCATCCCGAAGCAGCCGATCGCGATGATCCCCGACGACCTGACGCAGCCCGTCAAGGGCCTCTGGCCGCGGCAGGCGCGGTTCGTGGCGCGGAACGCGCGCGTCGTGTGGATCGCGTGCACGATCGTGCTCCTCGCCGGCGCGATCGGGATCACTCAGCTCAAGGCAGACGGCGTGCCTACGAGCGATCTCGTCCTCGGGTCGTCAGAGGCCCGCGACGGCCAGGACGTGCTCGCCGAGCACTTCCCGGCCGGCTCCGGCTCTCCGGTGTACGTGATCGTCCCCGAGGACGACCTCGCCGACGCCGTCGAGGTGCTGGCGGCGTCCGACGGCATCGACTCCGTGGCGGTCGCCTCCGATGACTCCCCGACCGGGCAGGCCGCCGTCGAGGTCGAGGACGGCGAGCCGGTTCTCACGGCTGTCGGCCCGCCCGGCACGCCGGCTCCGGAGGCGACGGTCTCGGAGGGCGACGTGCTGGTGATCGGCACGCTGACGGATGCCGCGGACTCTGTCGCCGCCGAGGACACGGTGCGCGAGCTGCGCGCCGACCTCGATGAGGCGCTCGGTGAGGGTACGGCGATCGTCGGCGGCGAGACGGCCACCGACATCGACACCAACGACACGTCGACCCGCGACCGGACCGTCATCATCCCGGTCATCCTGCTGGTGATCCTCCTGATCCTGATGCTGCTGCTGCGGTCGATCCTGGCTCCCGTGCTGCTCATCGCGACGGTGATCCTGTCGTTCGCCACCGCGCTGGGGGTGAGTGCGCTCGTCTTCAATGCCGCCTTCGGATTCCCGGGCGCCGACCCCGCCGTGCCGCTCTACGGATTCGTCTTCCTGGTCGCACTGGGCGTGGACTACAACATCTTCCTGATGTCGCGCGTGCGCGAGGAGTCCCTCGTCCACGGCACGAGACCGGGCATCCTGCGGGGCCTGGTCGCGACCGGCGGCGTCATCACCTCGGCGGGGCTCGTGCTGGCGGCGACCTTCGCGGCACTGGGCGTCATCCCCATCCTGTTCCTGGTGCAGCTCGCCTTCATCGTCGCGTTCGGTGTGCTGCTCGACACCTTCGTCGTGCGGTCGCTCCTCGTGCCCGCCCTGTCGTACGACATCGGACGAGCGATCTGGTGGCCGTCGAAGCTCGCGCGGCAGGAGCCGGAAGTCGGTCCTTCTGCGAGCGCGGGGACCGGGTCGGATCAGCCTGCCGCACCG
- a CDS encoding EamA family transporter, with amino-acid sequence MLSAVLALIGAVVYGSADFLGGLAARRLRSIVVTAVAALSGFLALLLVQPLVGGVWTTADVAWGVLAGVVGVVAVALLYACLAIGPMSILSPLTAVVSAIAPMLWGLLVKGDALAPIGYAGLAVALVAVVLVGFIPGERIVRPTARGLAMAVGAGLAIGAFLIIIDQTSAGSGLIPLLTSRATSTVVTVAVVGALAVAAVRRGAPARSVLHVSGAQLGAAPSGRADLEHATTEPRPTVTTARQAWSLAIACGIADAAANALMLLALRTGDLAVVSALTALYPAGTILLAAILLRERVAVVQWVGLGLALAAGGMLAVA; translated from the coding sequence ATGCTCTCCGCCGTCCTCGCCCTGATCGGCGCCGTGGTCTACGGCTCCGCGGACTTCCTCGGCGGGCTGGCGGCCCGGCGACTGCGCTCGATCGTCGTCACCGCCGTGGCGGCGCTTTCGGGGTTCTTGGCGCTGCTGCTGGTGCAACCTCTCGTGGGCGGAGTGTGGACGACCGCGGATGTCGCGTGGGGCGTCCTGGCCGGCGTCGTCGGCGTCGTCGCGGTCGCGCTGCTCTACGCGTGCCTCGCGATCGGCCCCATGAGCATCCTGTCGCCGCTGACCGCCGTCGTCTCGGCGATCGCACCGATGCTGTGGGGTCTGCTCGTCAAAGGCGATGCGCTGGCGCCGATCGGCTACGCCGGGCTCGCCGTCGCCCTCGTCGCAGTGGTCCTCGTCGGCTTCATCCCGGGTGAGAGGATCGTGCGGCCCACGGCACGCGGGCTCGCGATGGCGGTCGGCGCAGGTCTCGCCATCGGCGCCTTCCTCATCATCATCGACCAGACCTCCGCCGGGAGCGGTCTGATTCCCCTCCTGACCAGCCGCGCCACCAGCACGGTCGTCACCGTCGCCGTGGTCGGCGCGCTCGCCGTCGCAGCAGTCCGGCGCGGCGCGCCCGCGCGTTCCGTCCTGCACGTCTCCGGTGCGCAGCTCGGCGCCGCCCCGAGCGGTCGCGCCGATCTGGAGCACGCGACGACCGAGCCCCGGCCCACGGTCACGACGGCGCGTCAGGCGTGGTCGCTCGCGATCGCGTGCGGAATCGCGGATGCCGCCGCCAACGCCCTCATGCTCCTGGCGCTGCGGACCGGAGACCTGGCGGTGGTCTCTGCGCTGACGGCGCTCTACCCCGCCGGCACGATCCTGCTGGCGGCCATCCTGCTGCGGGAGCGCGTCGCCGTCGTCCAGTGGGTGGGCCTCGGTCTCGCCCTCGCCGCCGGGGGCATGCTCGCGGTCGCGTAG
- a CDS encoding MetQ/NlpA family ABC transporter substrate-binding protein: MSTPKKLTAAAALALPLALLLAGCAGSGTDAAADAPAGDEVVRIGVVGAGDPYWETYTEAAAEEGIEVELVDFSEYTQPNPALSAGELDLNQFQHIIYLATYNVQSDDDLQPVGATAIYPLGLYSSQYASVEDIPEGSTVAVPNDESNQARGLLVLQSAGLIELEDGGSVFSTVADVLPESKVKVEALDAAFTATSLPDVAAAIINNDFVEDAGLSFEDAIATDDPSDPSAFPYINIFAAKAEDADNPTYLKLVEIYQNTQDVLDGVVEASGGTAVLVQTPVDELLTSLTDVEDDIRANS; encoded by the coding sequence ATGTCCACGCCCAAGAAGCTCACCGCAGCAGCAGCACTCGCACTCCCCCTCGCCCTCCTCCTCGCCGGCTGTGCCGGAAGCGGGACGGATGCCGCGGCCGACGCCCCCGCCGGCGACGAGGTCGTGCGCATCGGCGTCGTCGGCGCCGGGGACCCCTACTGGGAGACCTACACCGAGGCGGCCGCCGAAGAGGGCATCGAGGTGGAGCTCGTCGACTTCAGCGAGTACACGCAGCCGAACCCGGCCCTGTCGGCCGGAGAGCTGGACCTGAACCAGTTCCAGCACATCATCTACCTCGCCACGTACAACGTGCAGAGCGACGACGACCTGCAGCCGGTCGGTGCGACCGCGATCTATCCGCTCGGTCTCTACTCCTCGCAGTACGCCTCGGTCGAAGACATCCCCGAGGGATCGACCGTCGCCGTGCCGAACGACGAGTCGAACCAGGCCCGCGGGCTTCTCGTGCTGCAGTCGGCAGGACTCATCGAGCTCGAGGACGGCGGGTCGGTGTTCTCCACCGTCGCCGACGTGCTCCCGGAGTCGAAGGTGAAGGTCGAGGCGCTCGACGCCGCATTCACCGCGACCTCCCTCCCCGATGTCGCGGCCGCGATCATCAACAACGACTTCGTCGAGGATGCCGGCCTGAGCTTCGAGGATGCGATCGCCACCGACGACCCGTCCGACCCGAGCGCGTTCCCGTACATCAACATCTTCGCCGCCAAGGCCGAGGACGCCGACAACCCGACGTACCTCAAGCTCGTGGAGATCTACCAGAACACGCAGGACGTGCTCGATGGCGTCGTCGAGGCGTCGGGCGGCACCGCGGTCCTCGTCCAGACGCCCGTCGACGAGCTCCTCACGTCGCTCACCGACGTCGAGGACGACATCCGCGCCAACTCGTAA